The Humulus lupulus chromosome 4, drHumLupu1.1, whole genome shotgun sequence genome has a window encoding:
- the LOC133833142 gene encoding uncharacterized protein LOC133833142, whose amino-acid sequence MLHNFKRFTIRQVPREQKSNVDALAKLATTKEVEMLNVVLIDYLASPSIVGLEEEETIQPLDSWMKPIMKYLVSIELPHDKKVAQKLLYQAHQYVIMDSKLYSRGCSLPLLRCSLPMGNGGVKHAIVAIDYFTKWFEAEPLTTITSKKVLDFVIKNIICRYRLLRKIVSDNSLQFNNALFTDFCKRHGVIKSFSSIAHPQENKQVEAVNKTLKVTLKKRFE is encoded by the exons ATGCTACACAATTTCAAGAGATTTACCATCCGACAAGTACCACGGGAACAAAAATCCAACGTTGATGCTCTAGCCAAGCTAGCTACCACCAAGGAGGTGGAGATGCTTAATGTGGTCCTAATTGACTACTTGGCTTCCCCAAGCATCGTAGGACTCGAGGAAGAGGAAACAATCCAGCCTTTGGACAGTTGGATGAAGCCAATAATGAAATACCTCGTCTCCATAGAACTACCGCATGATAAGAAAGTGGCTCAAAAGCTACTTTATCAAGCTCATCAATATGTTATCATGGACAGCAAGTTATACAGCCGAGGATGTTCACTGCCGCTACTCcgat GTTCCTTGCCCATGGGAAATGGAGGAGTAAAGCACGCGATTGTGgcaattgactacttcacaaagtggttTGAGGCTGAACCTCTCACTACAATCACCTCCAagaaggtgctagacttcgtcatcaagaacatcatttgccgCTACAGGCTCCTGAGGAAAATAGTATCTGACAACAGCCTACAATTTAACAATGCTTTGTTCACTGATTTTTGCAAAAGGCATGGAGTTATCAAGAGTTTCTCCTCTATAGCCCATCCTCAGGAAAACAAGCAAGTGGAAGCGGTCAACAAGACGCTTAAAGTCACTTTAAAGAAAAGGTTTGAATAG